GAACGGGGTGCCTTTTTAGTCAATTATTATTGTTTACCCTTTAAACATCTCTTTTCATATATCATGCTGATATATCCTTTTGTTTGACATTTATTTCTGGCTATGACTAAGTTAGTTGCTAAATCATGTGAAGATGATTGGCAAAAGGTTTGTTGTGGCCTTGGTTTtcctcaacttttttttttttgggtttcaGTTAGCAATTTAAGCAAGGGAATAAGAATAGTGTAGTTGCGGAAAGAATGAAATTCTCCCTCGCTCTGTGAATATTATCcgctttttttaactttgattagTTTTTTTAGTATGATGAAGGAATTGAAATTTGTAGATATATTTTAGAGCTTTATATGAAAGTCAAAAGCCTtaagtaattataaaaattaaaaaatatatataacatataagaacaataaaaactatagaatttttttttactttattatgaGTGAACACTGTTATgatcaatttaatatattttaactcaTTAATATATAGGCAAGTGATTTTGGAATATATGTGAAAATTAATGTGATTTATGTAACTTGTATActaataaagataaataaaatcaacaacTATCAGTATAAGTGATAGTGATTTATGTCTCTTAATCAAGTGATTCATGATTTGAATCATGTTTGACCATTAGATATGAAATAACTCATATtgagagaaaaatgtttatcatGTATGCGCTCAGAGCCTTTGACAAAGATGAGTTAGTGCTTTTGGTAGAGATACTTCGTACTAATATCatgatcaacaaaaaaaataaagctcaAGAAGTATGAATTAAGAGTAAAGTTGTTTTTTTGTCTATATTGTTTGAGTTTGATAAGATTAGGACACTTAAAAATATTGAACTGAACTAGTGACAAACTAATATGAAATgtgctaaaaaaaattggacACTTTTACATAAAAATTTGAACTTAATTGTTGTATAGGTAATTTATTGAGATTGTAACCTATGAGATTAAAAATGGGAAAAATATgctttaaaataatatgttcaTTGAGAATAATTCAAATAACTTTAAGCACTTCAAAAGCAATTTgataaaaaacaatttcaaaataattcaaagcaatttaatttagtttgttTGAACTCTTACACTTCCTTAGTATTTCAGTTAATCTATTATGTCCAACCCTAAGACTACTATGATGATAAAGAAGAGTAATAATATTTCCTCCCACTGAAACAACTAATTTTTCCATCAACAAGTTCAAAGTGACATGGgactcatttattttaaaacattaatttattttaactttttaagttttttttttcaaacttaccTCTCAGATCAAaaagacatttttattttattttttttcaaaatatttagtgTGAATAAGTTTATTAAACATGTTGAAAGAAAGAGTGTGAATGATTTTCAAAGGGgcgataaataaagaaaaagaacaaattatgtttttgatcttttaacttttttttcaaattttttgtttttgtccttgaatttttttaagattggtCTTAGTCCTAAAAAATTTATTCCATCCATGATTTTCATCCTTTTCATCTATTTAGACGATAACTATTGACTTGAcacttgttttattattattattattattattttattatgttttctacttgctttatatttttgttgtttgtccTTTATATTCCATATTTGTCCCTCCTACTTCTTTTTCCTCATCCCTAATTCTTTCCTAATGCAACCCCATTGTAACTACTACTCCTTCTCGTCCCCTTTCTCCTACGATCATTGTTGCTTCATTGAAAGCGCTTCCTCAACAAGATGAGCTTGTTGACAGTCATTACCACTACCATGTCGTCCTCATCGCCACTTCTTACCCCGCCacactctttttttaatatttatctcttatttCTCCCTCTTCACACCAAAACGGTAGGGATTTAGAGCAAgttttagtttttgattttgtagttttttgTGGTTTGTTCTTTTTGTTAGTTGTTGAACGGGGTGTTGGCAATGATGGGTAGCGAATGCCCCCCATGGTGTTGGTGACAATGAGGTTTTGAATAATggattttatttgtttctttttttgtgcAAAGGAGTCGTCGTGTTGCATCATAGTTCGATTGTGATGAATCTCAAGAGTCAGATGAGTGATAGGGAACTTGGGAAAGGTGATTGAGGGATTAAACGTGTTGCGAAAGAGGAATTGTAAGATCTGTTTGGTGGTGATGATGAAGGTTGATGATGGTTTGAAAATCTTCTTAGGGTTTAAAGATTCCTTGTCCATGGCCATGGTTTGACCCTACCCATTAAAAATTGAATctttgttaaatttgaaaaatgaagctTACCTTTGAGTTTGTTGACATAATTTGTGTTTCAATCTTAATTTGAAAttgtacatagaatgaatttggATTTAGGCTAATCATTTTTGTGCTTGAATTTAAAATTGGGATATAACAATTTCTGATGACTTTTGGCCATTAGGATATGTTTAAGACTTTTTGAATAAGTTATTCATGCGATATGTTTAAGACTTTTTGAATAAGTTATTCAtgcaatttttggtatttttttgtgACTAGAAAacgtaataaaataaaataacaataaaagaaagtatCATGTCACCAATTAGCGTctaaaatagacaaaaaggaaaaaaaaccatGGACAAAATAAAAGTTGAAGGACTAACACCAGCATACATAAGAAAGTGTGATGGACCTTTATAGTCAAAGACCCTTCCTCAAAAGGACAAAGGTTTGGACTTTTCTTTGTGCACCCAACTTGGGGATATGTAATCCATAAGCTTAAagattatagatttttttttttaaaaaaatgttttacaaattaatggCTCTTGCAAGATTCAAATGTATGACTTTCAGGTTAATAACACGATACTTTAACCAACTCAACTAAtaagtcaattatgttataaaataattaatgtcagttatatataacattgaaatttttaatgcatatttgatgcacatgtaaattaacataataaattttgtgactatTAATTTTggtgcattaaatatattagaacaaaattaattgtcacaaaatttattacataaatttacatgtgcattaaatatacattaaaaaatttagaattatatataacaacattaattatttgataacataatttacatattagctTAATGGTTAAAATGTCGTGTTAATAATGTGAAAGTCACAATTTTAAATCCTACATGAGCCATTAATTTGtaaagcatttaaaaaaaattataatccgtACATACAcatggattgtcaatccgtaagcTTACGAATTGCGAATCCATAAGTTTGTCTGgggcaattttaaaatataaaaaaaaaaaaaaacaaaaagtattgGGTGCAGAAGAAAAACGATGATTGCACAACGAAATTCTCCAAAAGTTTTCATTAGGATTACATAAATTCTTCCATCGAAACCCAATTGAACAACCATACTAGATATATTAAGGATGTGCTCAAACAGCAGAAAATTCTATGTTCCATTTCTAATATCTGAGTAGATTTTTATGATCATCTACTACTTTTCATTTACTTAATGCATAAAAGATAaactgcagtaaaaaaaaactgcCCTTAAAACAAAATGTGGTAATTTGAATCTTTGGTGAGCAAAATGCACCAGTCTAGGGAATAAACTACAGATAGGTAGGGTTTTgcctttcaaaattaaacatacaaAGCCATGCTGCAAAAGATTGTAGCTTCCATGACAGAATGCTTTGCTTCAGATCATTTATTCCAGAAAGGTCCAAATTTTTTAAGTGGTGTTATCTACatccaaaaattaaaagatcagGGGAAAGTTCacagaagaaaaaaggaagcagAGGCATGTGTGGTGAGTCATCATATCATACACAAACTTACCCTCCAGAACATCTTGCCATCAATAAGGTCATAAGGAACAGGACCAAATTTTCTTGAATAATTGCTGTTATACTTATTATCTCCCTCTACCCAAACGGCCCCCTTTGGAACCTATAGAGGGAAGGCATACTTAGACAACGAAATCTCCAAAACACATTCAGCAATggaaaaaattcattattgtCAAAATTCTATAGTTCAAAGGCCATCAAATATCAAGCCAATTCTTAATGTGAAGAAACAAGGATGCCAGATACCAGTCATCCCAAAAATAACAATCGAAATACTAGCAAAGCAAAACCCATAATCAAAATGATCACAAAAAAtgggaatttaaattttataagaaattgTATGCACCAAAATAGTCTTAGACTTATCACTGTTATCAAGAGAGGAAATGTGTGTAAAACTATCACCCTCCAATTCATAGGTCTCAGGATTGGAAATGTATGTAATGCTATCACCCTCCAATCCAACCACACGTTTGGTCATGAAGCGCCTAGGGTCTTGAGGATTGCGCAAGACTACAATATCTCCACAAGCAACTTTACCAAACCAGGGTGAGATCTTTTCCATTAAGAACACAGCTGTTTTCAAATCGATTGTAGGAAGCATGCTAGGACCATAGATCTGCAGCAGCACTAGAAGTTGTTACTtgataaaatagaatttaagaCAGGTTGACATAGAAATCATGCTTACCACAGCAGGGGCGATCAGATAGGTTTGGGTAACGTGTACAAAACAGAAGAACTTAGAAATCCTCCATCCTGCTTTAATAATATGCTCAAGTGCCTCCAGGTTTCTCAATATCATCACTGCAGTTTTCATCTGCAGGTACAAATCCCAAATACTGTTATCCTTAgtggaaaagaaaacaagtgctCTGATCACCATTAGCATACCAAAATAGATTatagattataaataatttaataatatttttaaaaaataaatatcccATAGTTACCTTGATTAGCTCAAGAGAGTTGTCCATAATCAGTAaataccataaaaaatataactattgatttttatcaataaaaatttcaaacgaCATTTAATAAGGAAAGTCACCAACATTGAAGacaaccaaaacaaaaacagaagtcAATTTGAACTTTCACCCAAACAAATCACTTTGTAAAACAGAAAGTAAATACAGTATCATCCATCAAATGCAAACATTTAATACAAATGCAGCACAGAATCTATGGAAAACCTGGCACAGAGGCTGTCCCACGCGTTCTGGAAAGTCTCCTCAAGTCCTCGCCGCAGCTCCAATAACCTAAAAGCAGCAGAACACACATAAAATACCCCCATATCAGGAAACATTCGATCACAGCGTCCAATGCAGACCCCATAATCTCACACAAATTGAGTTCAATTAACACACAACACAAGAAAAATTCAACGAACTGAATTGTAACCGTTCATAGTAAACCACACAGAGCCGAGATCAAAAGCAAAATAGGAGACACAAACACGAACACGAGGAAGCAACGAAGCCAAAACCCTGCGAAACGATAATTAAGAAGAAGTAATTGCCACGGCACGGTCACAAGGATGGTTGAAACGACACCGTGCGCCGTAACTGCAAAATCCCGTGTTCTCAAATAGTAGATACAATCGGCCTCATCGGGACGCATAGGGTAAAATTCAGAGCATCAGTTGCGCCGTACGAACCAGTTCTTCCTAAACCAAAGAACcctcaatttattatttttaattagccCTTAAACCTGCAACTCTACTCACATTTATGGGTGGAAATGAGTCAAGCCCAGTCTTATTAGGCTTGCGCTTGACTTGAGTTGAATATATAAGGCTTGAACTTGGCTCATTACTTTTTAAGGCTAGACTCAACTTACACAAAAGTCTAGCTTGACCCAAGAACTTGCTTAAAGacgtctttaattaattaattattttcaaacatagtgaaatactaactaaaaaaagaaacatataaaattttgtataagtaatgtacaaatccaaaaataattgataaacaaaatcatattgaattcaagtcgttaaagcacaaagtatatcaaaagaaaataaaaagagcataatattaaaaaatgtttgggGTAGAAATGATTTACACTAATATaaccaaacaaacaaaaattattattagttaaattaacaatttttaatccaatttttgaatatataattatatttaatattttaaaaaaatatatatctacaATAATTTCATCTTAGTCTACTCAAGTCATATCTTATATActattgatcgaggccgtacccgaatcaaataaacattaaaaatgcattatctaggaagtgatcataggtcgtctcccaacgagcaatggtcaacgtTCATGacaaatagtaataaaacagtaacgaattggagggggttgtttgtttttgtaaattaaacaacaaacaaatttgaattagaaaataacagaattaaaacatgttttcccttgattcacaagcaagtctcttatcctaggttacgagaatttatccttaatcagttcaaccacttaatccaaccctaaattaagtTACTAagagaaaattaacataaggctgtcattatgtgattaaacaacacatacaccaattaatcatgaacgaaacttaTCATTAAgtatgaacgtaaattaagcacagagacaattaatcaaacactaagcatgcatggattaataacaacaaatacaaagtaattgatgaagagaaaaaatcgatcagtattcaatagtaataacaaaacctcgaATAGAGTTGtacttgatcctcaagagaaaacaatgttggAGACTTAGTCTTTCATTAATCAGTataaacgaaattgtagattgaagccgaaacaaaattgcagaaaacgaattttattctacgtgaacagtgtgcatgaacagtaataaaaactggaattctaaaatcctagaattattctcttctccgaaaaaaaaatctctaaactaaaaccttggtgctgttatataggtcctcaatcccaaagcttacaaatctattttaagtccaagcccataaatgaaataaaataaaatctcaacaagataagataagattagatgaaataaaaactggacgaaataaaatctaaatggaataaaatctggataaaataaaatttagatggaataaaatctggataagataagatttgataaaataaagttattattattattattattattattattattattagttaaacaaGTCGGCTTGTCAAGCTTAACaagctttttttatagtttgagcttgacctttttatctaaaaaggttttttaaaAAGCTTAAACTTGACTTTTATAGTAAACAAGCCGAGCTGAGCCGACCTTACATAGGCCGAGCCAAAGGTCCTCGACAAACTGCTCAACTCATTTTCACCCCTACTCGTAGGGCACAAATGTCATTTCCATTCTTTTTCAAAGGGGTGTAATAGTAACTTCAGtttttccaaataaaatataataacaagCAGTTTAATAACAAGCATCATATTTTATAGTAACTTCATTCGTTAACaagttatttacttttaaatatagttgttttttttttatcattagagGTGATCTATGTGTCATactaaattgtttaaaattaagcTCTAGTtgcttatgaataaaaaaaaaatctttccatttaacagaataattcaagagttgcttatattatatcattggagtaaaatatatttgagttgTTTAATTATGATGAGATTGTAGGGACTTATTGACCTaagataaataacttaaaataaattacttaagttatactcattaaaaatatacttaatatAGAAGTTAATAAAATTACCACACACATGATTGAATGGGCAACTTAAAAAACACTTTAAACACAATCAGCAAATAAACTATTTactcaaattttattatattaattaatagcaTTATTTGTTAACTTTATGTGCACTTacaataataacattttattaattagcTTCCACAACCTACCCTTAATTAACTTCTTCCAATTCTTAGAGATGAATCAACACCTTTACTGTTGACACTTGCAAAGATCCTAGCAATCTCTAATTGTGTATTGGCAATAATTTCAGTTCTCTTGAGGTCCATTTCCCCTCTCTTGGCCTCAGCTTCAACTCTCATCCTCTCTATCTCCTTCATTGTGTCCATTCTTGCTTGTTCTGACCTTATCATAGCTTCAGCTAGCCATCTTAAACTTTCTGCTATCTCCACATATTCTTTCCTTCTTCGTCCTGTGTTGTGATcaattgttttcttcttcctcttgttGCTTCTTAACTCCTCCTTCTGGCTATAAAGTGCTGGCGTGCTGCTATCTGTGTCCAATGGATTCTTGCTAGATACTTGATCAGATGACTTAGTTCCTAACCCATCTTCCTGTTAATCATGAGTATATGTATCAATATAGTGTgtttatgtttaattaattagcaTACACATGTGTGTCACGTTTTTATGGTTATTGGTTGATGTCAACTTCACTTGCATAGCATATATacaattgaaataattaagtaGCTTGGATTAGTCTAAACATTTAAAGCTTGCAAACTCCAGTTGTGTGCATTT
The nucleotide sequence above comes from Glycine soja cultivar W05 chromosome 11, ASM419377v2, whole genome shotgun sequence. Encoded proteins:
- the LOC114374144 gene encoding mitochondrial inner membrane protease subunit 1-like, whose product is MKTAVMILRNLEALEHIIKAGWRISKFFCFVHVTQTYLIAPAVIYGPSMLPTIDLKTAVFLMEKISPWFGKVACGDIVVLRNPQDPRRFMTKRVVGLEGDSITYISNPETYELEGDSFTHISSLDNSDKSKTILVPKGAVWVEGDNKYNSNYSRKFGPVPYDLIDGKMFWRITPLKKFGPFWNK